The genome window TGTATGTTTCgtcacagattagtctgtgcaatctgCACCTGCTAATTAgtgaagacactttccactttgatGGAATAATTATATGAATTCTCTTCTCAAAGAATATCCGGTCTAGGAGGAAAGTGAAGGTTCTGATTAGATTGTGGATTTCtgtaggaagtctcttctaaaagaatATCCAGTCTTGGCGGAATGTTACGTttctgattagactgtgcggactacgAAAGAAATCCTGGCACAAACCGCGAGAAGGTTTGGCGagattgtttatttgttgttagGTATTTTGACAACACATGCGTtcataaaaatagaaaacaaattcGTATGCGTTACATGCCATACAACGTAACATTCGTGCAACGGGCGACTGGTTAAATCTAGGAAATCGCATGTGTAGCGTATTCGTAAATCACAATCCACTTGGAATTTCTGATATACCGGTGTTCATTTTTTGAcgtcatttgttttattttgcagaAATCATGAGTCGAAAGCGTGAAGTACATTTCAATCTTCGCCACAACCGAGACCAACATTAAGCTAAACAATCATGATAATGAATATTGAAATCTTCAGAGACAGAAgataataataatgaattattATCAAAAGTGTTTAATAATTTTGTATTCTTTGTATCTAAAACTGataaaacatcaaacaaacaGCTTCTACAAGTCTTACACTACGTCTGCTGTGgttgctacaacaactactacatcCATTTCTGCCACTTAGATCCTTAAGTACTTTTACCACGACGTCTAACACAACATAACAACTACATCGTgtgtgtttattttgatttttattcaCCGTTTTCAATACTATTTAAGTCAAATCATAGAAGTCAGTTAACCTACTTACAATTCTTTCTGGATAAGCTGGTATACCAGTACATAATTATAACTTACTGTCAACTGCGCTACTTTAACTttaagaaacgagctttttcataccatagcatggatatttggaacagtataccgattggaataagaatggaatgctctatctctgcttttaaaaggcaatataaagcacatttattttctaatcaataatatgtcatatgttgctgttgtctttttttctaatcaatgatatttcatgtgtgtctgtctaaaaggcaaaatgtgtgttatgtattggtgtaagaaaatattgtttaaatgttttacttgttatagacctatttgtgtatatGTTAGtgtaagaaggccacattgtaaaaaagtattgattcatctgcataatatgtataatgcgtcattgtctttatgtgtaatcttctgttaataaagcttttattattattattagtataatcaataatatttcatgtgtgtctatctatgtgtgttatgtatgggtgtaagaaaatattgtttgaacgtTATACttattatagacctatttgtgtatgatattttaagaaggccacattgtaaaaaagtattgattcatttgcataatatgtataatgtgtaattgtctttatgtgtaaccttctgtaaataaagcttttattattattattattattattattataaccagagtTAGAGTGAGAATGGCAATAGGCGCAATGTCTGGACCAATCACCGTGCAATTAATTtgccatcaccatcaccaccactaccaccaccaccatcaccaccaccaccaccaccaccaccaccaccaccaccaccaccaccaccaccaccacaaccaccaccgccacaaacaccaccaccaccacaaccaccaccaccaccgataTCGTCTAATTTCTTTTTATGTGTAACAAACCCGTATAACACACAACCCCTgggaatatattttaaagtaattttagtTAAATGTACTGTCTTTCTATGCAGAACAATCATCAATTAATCTTTACTTATCTACCAAACTTAATAAAGTTGACATCGCTGACCCAATTTACTGTggatataaaacatgtaaaacgTATAATGTAATATTCGACAATTTGAACTCAGTAAAatactatgtacatgtatatttattaatttatgatagCTGTTATTGTCTACAAGGTCTGTAAACAATTGGTTGCCTATTGTCCGTATTTCGATTTGATTAAAGCAGCAATCTTCAGGGAAAATTGTGTGACGCTCACGTCGTCGTTGAAAATATAATGTATTAAGAAATTTCAGATACTAGATCGATACTCCACATTTGGTAAGATTTTTTATTCGGTGTGATTTATTTAGATGTCTATGTTCTTAATCTAGGAGTACATTGGCTCCTTGATATTTACATCCCATTTTTACCAATCATTTTCGAAAAATCGTATAAGTTTCCATTGTGAGTTGACAAACATTTGTTTACCGCCGAATATGTATTGTGTAATTTTCCCAATATGTTGATTCATATTTTATCCTTCTAAAATAATTGTGGGTGGAGAATGTAAGTTTTGTTTCAGTAAACGACGATTTCCGCTATTAAGTACCTGATGTTAAATATTCTATTTGGTAGTATTCCCATGTATGGCTTGTTATgattatatagtgtgttttgGTAGTAATCCCATATATAGCTTGCTATGGTTCTATAGTGTGTGTTTGGTATTAATCCCATATATAGCTTGTTATGATTATATCGTGTGTGTTTGATATTAATCCCATATATGGCTTGTTATGATTAGATAGTGTGTGTTTGGTAGTATTCCCATGAATGGCTTGTTATgattatatagtgtgttttgGTAGTAATTCCATAAATAGCTTGCTATGATTatattgtgtgtgtttggtaGTGATCCCATATATAGCTTGCTATGattatattgtgtgtgttttgGTAGTAATCCCATATATAGCTTGTTATGATTATATCGTGTGTGTTTGATATTAATCCCATATATGGCTTGTTATGATTAGATATTGTGTGTTTGGTATTAATCCGATATATGGCTTATTATGATTAGATAGTGTGTGTTTGGTAGTAATCCCATATTTGGCTTGTTATGATTAGATAGTTTTCAATATTGTTAAGTCAAATCATAGAAGTCAGTTTACCTACTTACAATTCTTTCTGGATAAGCTGGTATACCAGTACATAATTATAACTTACTGTCAACTGCGCTACTTTAACCAGAGTTAGAGTGAGAATGGCAATAGGCGCAATGTCTGGACCAAACACCGTGCAATTAATTAGCCACCGccatcaccaccattaccaccaccaccatcaccaccacgaccatcaccacaaccaccaccaccaccaccacgaccacgaccaccaccaccaccaccaccaccaccaccaccacaaccaccaccaccacaaccaccaccaccacaaccaccaccaccaccaccaccgataTCGTCTAAATTCTTTTTATGTGTAACAAACCCGTATAACACACAACCCCTGggaatatatttaagaaataatatttttctatcatggtttgttgtcgaataacccacagtaaggagtatagatgcgtaggaattaaatcacgagtgcgaagcacgagtgatttgataacacgcatctatacaacttacggtgggttattcgacaacaaaccatcatagaaaaatattatttcgattctaacacgattctgattgatttggtccATGCTTTAGGATtcgaactatatttttcaatactccgcccatCTTATTAGAAAGTTCActttttagtgacgtcattgaattgtacaaacatatgacgtcgttttcattcataaatattttgcaaatgacgtcactttcattgaaaacaacaatcgtagaaacttaatgacgtcacgtttcttgatgctactgaaaagctgacatgctataaatgttttctgaattacgtttccggACAAATTatattctttgtaggcgtggttatgccacttatcaccaaatatacaatttgttgtttcattacatttatatacatgctacgtttattacatttcttttagagcgggttttagcacgtgcattttactgcattattttctttatttattcggaactattttcgaaacattaagctccgcccgtaagttattgcagaataacccatacttgatttccttctttgtctatagaaaacgagtcgcgtgccgtgttagaatttaaAGTAATTTTAGTTAAATGTACAGTCTTTCCATGCAAAACAATCATCAATTAATCTTTACTTATCTACCAAACTTAATAAAGTTGACATCGCTGACCCAATTTACTGTggatataaaacatgtaaaacgTATAATGTAATATTCGACAATTTGAACTCAGTAAAATACtatgtatatttattaatttatgatagCTGTTATTGTCTACAAGGTCTGTAAACAATAGGTTGCCTATTGTCCGTATTTCGATTTGATTAAAGCAGCAATCTTCAGGGAAAATTGTGTGACGCTCACGTCGTCGTTGAAAATATAATGTATTAAGGAATTTCAGATACTAGATCGATAATCCACATTTGGTAAGATTTTTTATTCGGTGTGATTTATTTAGATGTCTATTTTCTCAATCTAGGAGTACATTGGCTCCTTGATATTTACATCCCATTTTTACcaattattttcgaaaaatcgtaTAAGTTTCCATTGTGAGTTGCCAAACAATTGTTTTCCGCCGAATAAGTATTGTGTAATTTTCCCGATATGTTGATTCATATTTTATCCTTCTAAAATAATTGTGGGTGGAGAATGTAAGTTTTGTTTCAGTAAACGACGATTTCCGCTATTAAGTACCTGATGTTAAATATTCCATTTGGAAGTATTCCCATGTATGGCTTGTTATGATAATATAGTGTGTTTTGGTAGTAATCCCATATATAGCTTGCTATGATTATACTGTGGGTGTTTTGGTAGTAATCCCATATATAGCTTGTTATGATTATATAATGTGTGTTTGGTATTAATCCCATATATGGCTTGTTATGATTAGATAGTGTGTGTTTGGGATTAATCCCATATATGGCTTATTATGATTAGATAGTGTGTGTTTGGTAGTAATCCCATATTTGGCTTATTATGATTAGATAGTGTGTGTTTGGTATTAATCCCGTATATGGCTTGTTATGATTATATAGTGTGTGTTTGGTATTAATCCCATATTTGGCTTGTTATGTTTATATAGTGTGTGTTTGGTATTAATCCAATACATGGATTGTTATGATTATATAGTGTGTGTTTAATATTTATCCCATATATGGCTTGTTCTGATTATATAGTGTGTGTTTGGTATTAATCCCATATATGGCTTGTTATGATTATATAGTGTCTGTTTGGTATTAATCCCATATATGGCTTGTTATGATTATATAGTGTGTGTTTGGTATTAATCCCATATATGAATTGTTATGATTATATAGTGTGTGTTTGGTATTAATCCCATATATGGCTTGTGATTATTATATAGTTTGTGTTTGGTATTAATCTCATATATGGCTTGTTATGATTATATAGTGTGTGTTTGGTATTAATCCCATATACGGCTTGTTATGGTTATATAGTGTGTGTTTGGTTCTAATCCCATTTATGGCCTGTTATGATTATATAGTGTGTGTTTGGTATTAATCCCACATATGGCGTGATATGATTTTATAGTGTGTGTGTGGTTGTAATCCCATTTATGGCCTGTTATGATTATATAGTGTGTGTTTGTTAGTAATCCCATATATGGCTTGTTAATATTGTATAGAATCTATTTGGTAGTAATCCCATATTTGGCTTgttatgattatttattgtgtgtttggTAGTAATCCCATATACGGCGTGTTATGATTATATAATGTGTGTTTGCTAGTTATCCCATATACGGCTTGTAATGGTCATATGGTGTTTGGTATCAATCCCATATATAGCTTGTTATGATTATATAGAATCTATTTGGTATCAATCCCATATATGACTTGTTATGATTATATAGAAACTCTTTGGTAGTAATCCCATATATGGCGTGTTATGATTATATAGTGTGTGTTTGGTAGTAATCCCATGTATGGCTTTTTATGATTATATAGTGTGTGTTTGGTAGTAATCCAATATATGGCTTGTTATGATTATATAATGTGTGTTTGGTATTAATCCCATATATGGATTGTTATGATTATATAGTGTGTGTTTGGTATTAATCCCATATACGGCTTGTTATGATTATATAGTGTGTGTTTGGTAGTAATCCCATATATGGCGTGTTATGATTAATACTCAGCTTGGCAACGTGCCGATCTTCTTCACGGTAGAACCGACCTAACAGCAGCAGCGTATTCGCCGCGAGCAATATTTTGATGTGCCATCTGCAACTACCGACGTACAGCCAGTCGAATTATACACGTTTTTGGACCTGTGATGATGTTCCACTCCATTTCAAATTGATTAACAATACCTACACTTGTTTATTGCAGCTGTTGTCTTTGCATATCATTACATATTTAAAATCTTATGCATTTATTTCCTATACGTGTGCATTTTCATGTACTGGGGTTAGAATTCCTCTATTATATTTTAGGCCATGCATTTTAAACTATttctaaataaattaatatattttttatatcataaaatataaaaagaaaacattaataTTGAGGGTGAGGTATGTGTAACGTAACAAGTTAAGagatcgccgtggtgtagtggatatggtgtccgcctagcgatcgggaggtcacgggttcgataaAAACTGCgggggcgttctttagatctcccccatagacaccaaggaaacggactcgagagcgtttcatataagcttaggcttgttatgcaatcgagcgtaaataaataggtttaaaaaaaacgtaaCAAGTTAAACATTATTTCCCTTTACAACTACGCTCCCGatagggaaaaacaacaaaaatacaacatattttttggtaagtcattggtatgaccgactgactgataccgtgtattactatttcatagtcatcaaacatacataaaaaacatgaatacacaCAAAAGCTTTGTTACAACATACAACATAGTCTACAACAAcgccaggcatactgtatgccggcacgagtccctcctcgtaggcaacttataaggcagccacgcctatcaacAGACTACTACGACACtaggcatactgtatgcctacacgagtccctcctcgtaagcTACTATAAAGGAAGCCACGCCTATCAACGTAGACTGCTACATCaccaggcatactgtatgcctacacgagtccctcctcgtaagcaactataaaggcagccacgcctatcgTCTCTTCCGGAGACTGAATCCCTCAGtgggataaataataattattatgatactggtatacatgtataaattgaatACATTAAATGCGTACGTAATGTGGATAAACGCATGACCAGTTGTAAAAAACACATTACTGAATTTCAAAATTAGCTCGTACCAGGGTAAAAAGCATGTAGATTACACTTTTAAACGATTACGTTTGTAATGTTACTCTTactgttattcaaaacaaaataaaaaattaacacatgtatCGATCAGTCAATCCCAACGCTGAATGACTGAACAGAGTTACTCGGCCACGAGTAAAACGCTCTCTTACAGAGCCACCTATCGGAAACTACATTGACAAGGGAAAGTAGTTTTCGTCTAATTCGCACGTGCTCAAACgacgaaaacaatatttccctttacaactacgctcccgatagggaaaaacaacaaaaatacaacatattttttggtaagtCATTGGTATGACCGACTGAATTAAAAGAACGGGCTTGTAAGTATAGTACAAATAATAATTggcttattataaaatgcattgatGGTTATAATCCAAGTGACATTGAAACCCTTAACCTCTCATCAACTGAGCTTTTAACATAGCCGTCCTTAGCTGTTTCACTCAGCCATCTACCATGACGTTTAAATAACCTGTCAGGAATGCCATTATTAGCCGCAGCAGTTGCGCCACCAGCTCTCAAAGAATGAAGGCAATATTTGCTTATGTCTTGAACATGCGGTTTAAACGCAATCAAAAACAATTCTCTAAATTTACTATATGACAAATGCTTGTTTCCTGTCTGAGCCTATGTCCACATTTCGTTGAACTTAACCGACGAAACAAGTAACATTCAGATTCCGATGAAAAATCTGTCCAAGTAAGGTATTTCTGTAAATTGACTACTGGACACAACTGTGTGCCTGTCCTAGCAATAAGCACCCATGCTCCCTCACGGAACTTATCTGTCTTGCTAGATTCAATAAATACACTTAAGTAACTACTGTTAATACAAACATCACTCCTTCTCAACTTTAGTACCTCTGCACTTCTTAAAAACCCAGCATATGATAAAAGGCATATACAAATAAATCTTTGATTCATAACATCATTTTCAACATACATATGTGTGTACATTTGTTGCAGTAAATCAACAGTCATTGGTTCTTTCTTATTCACAGGTTTCGCTAAACGCCGTTTTGCAGCTTCTAACATATTAATGACAAGTCTTGAATCAGTAGGTGATACATAATCAAATAAATCATGATAATATTTAATACTGTAGAACGCATTTATAATCGGACTTGCACTACTAGCTGTTTGTATAATTGACGCTAAATATAGCGCAACTTGAAAAGCCTTGGCGGGCAAGGCATCCCCGCTTGAAAGCCCATTAGCATACCCCCAACGACGCCATCGATTGAAGCCCCTTTTGTAACTGAGGTGCGTGTTTTCCGCTTTGGTGACTTTAAGCAACTCGGGCAGCAAGGATACCTTCTCCGCCAAGACCTCTGGCAAGCCATCAACTTCACTTCCGTAtctctgaaaaaataaatgtgtaacagCACTAAAGTTGACACAGTTTGttacttaacacattatatttacaaacagTAAGCAACACTATCAATGTTCATGATTCACAAATGATATCAAAAGTGCTAACATGCGAAATTTAAGATTTTCAACACCAAACAACCCAGAACCATTCTTACATGGTATGTAATAACTTATTGCCGTTGGTAATTCCATATAGTCTATTACAAACGACTTAAAATGTCCATCACTTGTCCAAATCATAGGCCAAAAATTAGCCGACTTCCATTCTGGGACAATCAAAACACCTTTTGCCCCACAAGATTGCATTTTAAGCAATACCCTTGGTATTAATATTATAGGTGGTACAAATAAGCCAAAACTATGCGTCCATGGGTAAGTAAAAGCATCAACTCCTTCAGACTCTTTACACCAAAATCTAGAATAAAATCGCTGTAATTTGGCGTTATGTTTCGAGGCAAAGAAATCGACCTCTAAATTTCCCCATGAAGACTGAATTATTGACAAAATGTAAGGGGAAATACCCCAATCGTCTTTTTCTACTATTTTGGACAAATAGTCTGCCACATAATTCTCTCCCCTTGGTATCCATTCAACCTCCAAATGAATAGAATGAACTAAAGAATACCCGAATATTTTCATCGCTAAATCTTGTAATTCAGGCTTCATGGAGCCCTTAGCAACAATGCTGCATACACCTGTGTTATCAGTAAACCACTTAACTCTTTGATTTACCAATACATGCTCAAGCGACAACATTACTTTATAAACAGCACACAATTCTCTCCACGTGGAGGATTTTGCCGCTTCCGACGGCGACCACGTGTCGTGCACTACACCGCTTTGCATTTCGACCTCATACCCTGCTAAACCAGTGCTGCTAGCGTCACTATAAACAATTCTAGTACAGCCATGACTGATTGCCAATGTtctaacatttataatttgtaaatgatCATTCCAAAACGAAAGTTGAACCTTACTTCCTTCAGACAACTTAATATAAGAGTTCCACGTTTTTGCTTTAAGGATGTCAATGCTCAAACACCTAGTCATAATCTGAGAAACAGTTCCCAATACTATACCCATAGATATAATTTGTCCCACAAAACTAGCAACTCTTCGCACACAAACATAGTCCGAAGTTTGTAAAAATCTAAGTGTCTGTAGAACTTTATCGATTCTACACCCCGATATACGCACGGTGAAATTAGCTGTATTTAACTGAGATCCTAGCCATTGTAATTCTTGCACTGGCTCCCAGCATGATTTATCAACTTTAGGCACCAAGCCGGATAACAACAAATCTGATTTAATTTCCCGTGACATAATTACTGTCTTATCGTATGTCTCTGCGGTGCCAAAACCATCATCTAAAAACATGATGATCTTTTTACCTTCGCCTCTCCATTTTGCAATTAATGGCCTCATTAATTTtgtatagatataacaagcagACGACAAACCAAAAGGAAGAACCAAAAATTTGTAATAGACCAGAATACCTGAATAATCTTCCCAGGCAAAACCTAAATAATCTGTGTGTGGCAGAAAAATATCCACAAAATGATATGCTGACGTTATATCAAACTTAA of Dreissena polymorpha isolate Duluth1 chromosome 15, UMN_Dpol_1.0, whole genome shotgun sequence contains these proteins:
- the LOC127860151 gene encoding uncharacterized protein LOC127860151 → MRQTPWLATRVMNQGSTERRQEQQRRRRRSQRKVLSLPLPSLPEACHVAETRFRFRCNSSAQDPCSNCILFIPIISRAMQKTELVPVSLVEKPPTSDATAPTPGGSRSLTSLPNSSHRPQNPVIPDVDLKDEYLSFTDNFANSQEIFTDDYYEYEQGQKEILVKSRLKNHVQFWRDIGANQFILDTIQNGYKIPFFSLPDHVHCRNNRSALYENDFVTEAIKSLLDRGLIVKCTNAPHVVNPLTVSCNNNGKKRLILDLRKVNLHVWKQSVKYEDLRLALMYIKKDCWMIKFDITSAYHFVDIFLPHTDYLGFAWEDYSGILVYYKFLVLPFGLSSACYIYTKLMRPLIAKWRGEGKKIIMFLDDGFGTAETYDKTVIMSREIKSDLLLSGLVPKVDKSCWEPVQELQWLGSQLNTANFTRYGSEVDGLPEVLAEKVSLLPELLKVTKAENTHLSYKRGFNRWRRWGYANGLSSGDALPAKAFQVALYLASIIQTASSASPIINAFYSIKYYHDLFDYVSPTDSRLVINMLEAAKRRLAKPVNKKEPMTVDLLQQMYTHMYVENDVMNQRFICICLLSYAGFLRSAEVLKLRRSDVCINSSYLSVFIESSKTDKFREGAWVLIARTGTQLCPVVNLQKYLTWTDFSSESECYLFRRLSSTKCGHRLRQETSICHIVNLENCF